In Nostoc sp. UHCC 0926, a single genomic region encodes these proteins:
- a CDS encoding Uma2 family endonuclease, whose amino-acid sequence MFVTAQQLEQQMPDATRLLSDEPEMETSLHYMQLLLLVTSLEWLWRDCNDFFIGANLTIYFSRQQLRNRDFRGPDFFLVKDTEKRSRNSWVVWEEDGRYPDLIIELLSESTADIDRNLKKNLYENRFHTPEYFWFSPENLEFVGFELVGNKYQKITPNTQGWCWSDVLRLYLGVEGGKLRYFTPDGDLVPTPEEAAIAAQQVAVEAQQQASVAQQQVSEAQLRLEQEQLRSQRLAEHLRSLGVNPDSLS is encoded by the coding sequence ATGTTTGTCACAGCGCAACAGCTAGAACAGCAGATGCCCGATGCAACTCGGTTGTTAAGTGATGAGCCAGAGATGGAAACTTCGTTGCACTATATGCAGCTACTGCTGCTAGTAACTTCCCTTGAGTGGCTGTGGCGTGACTGTAATGATTTCTTTATAGGTGCGAATCTAACGATTTATTTTAGCCGTCAGCAGTTGCGAAATCGAGATTTTCGAGGCCCAGACTTTTTTTTGGTCAAAGACACCGAAAAGCGATCGCGCAATTCCTGGGTAGTCTGGGAGGAAGATGGTCGTTATCCAGATTTGATTATTGAATTACTTTCTGAAAGTACGGCTGATATTGACCGGAATTTGAAGAAAAATCTCTATGAAAATCGATTTCACACACCAGAATATTTTTGGTTTTCACCGGAAAATTTGGAATTTGTGGGTTTTGAATTGGTAGGTAACAAGTATCAAAAGATTACACCAAATACGCAAGGATGGTGTTGGAGCGATGTGCTTAGGCTGTATTTAGGCGTAGAAGGAGGTAAATTGCGCTACTTTACACCCGATGGTGATTTAGTTCCAACACCAGAGGAAGCTGCTATTGCAGCGCAACAGGTGGCTGTTGAGGCACAGCAACAGGCATCTGTTGCACAGCAACAGGTATCTGAGGCGCAATTGCGGTTGGAACAAGAACAGCTGCGATCGCAACGGTTGGCGGAACATTTGCGATCGTTAGGAGTTAATCCAGATAGTTTGAGTTAA
- a CDS encoding ABC transporter permease — protein sequence MQILVRKVGNIRHILPINERLWAKFDLLRTLVRRDLEARYKGSVLGNLWPLLNQLSQLLIYTYVFSVVLKVKLSLKTLPENNFTFGLWLFAGLLPWIAFTGGLIQSASSVVGQPNLVKKVVFPLTLLPLVPILSTFIESSLGLMALIFFVAVTSHNLHATLALLPLVWLTQLLLTAGLGYLVAGLTVFLRDIPQTLGVILNIWFYATPLVYPVSAIPEQWRSLIFWLNPIAAIAEVYRDIVLVGEVKHWGEWGVASTIASIIFCCGFTVYKRLRPAFADVL from the coding sequence ATACAAATACTTGTACGTAAAGTAGGAAACATAAGGCATATACTGCCGATAAATGAACGGTTGTGGGCAAAGTTTGACTTGCTGAGAACTTTGGTACGTCGGGATTTAGAGGCGCGGTATAAAGGTTCTGTTTTGGGCAATTTGTGGCCTTTGCTAAATCAGCTATCACAATTATTGATTTACACTTATGTGTTTTCGGTTGTGCTGAAGGTAAAGTTAAGTCTCAAAACTTTACCAGAAAATAACTTCACCTTTGGTTTGTGGCTATTTGCGGGTTTGCTTCCTTGGATTGCTTTTACAGGGGGTTTGATACAGTCTGCTAGTTCAGTCGTAGGACAGCCAAATTTAGTTAAGAAGGTTGTATTTCCCCTAACTTTGTTACCGCTTGTGCCAATTTTATCAACGTTCATTGAGAGTTCCTTGGGTTTAATGGCGTTGATTTTTTTTGTGGCGGTAACTTCTCATAATTTACATGCTACCTTGGCGCTATTACCCTTAGTATGGCTAACGCAGTTATTGCTAACGGCAGGATTGGGCTATTTAGTAGCAGGACTAACGGTGTTTTTGCGAGATATACCGCAGACTTTAGGGGTGATTTTAAATATTTGGTTTTACGCGACACCGCTTGTTTATCCAGTATCAGCAATTCCAGAGCAATGGCGGAGTTTGATATTCTGGTTAAATCCAATAGCAGCGATCGCTGAAGTCTATCGTGACATAGTTTTAGTTGGGGAGGTGAAGCATTGGGGCGAATGGGGAGTAGCTTCTACGATAGCCTCGATCATATTTTGTTGCGGTTTTACAGTGTATAAGCGTTTACGTCCAGCCTTTGCCGATGTTTTGTAG
- the petP gene encoding cytochrome b6f subunit PetP: MEIGQKVKVFRLRDRVSPPIVKKLGQVGIIQGYKVTDGGIGVVVLFDDNSSTWFFEDEIKTV, from the coding sequence ATGGAAATCGGACAAAAGGTTAAAGTCTTTCGTTTGCGCGATCGCGTTTCTCCCCCCATTGTAAAAAAACTAGGACAAGTGGGTATCATCCAAGGCTACAAAGTCACCGATGGTGGTATCGGTGTAGTGGTGCTGTTTGACGACAATTCTTCCACTTGGTTTTTTGAAGATGAAATCAAAACTGTGTAG
- a CDS encoding Get3/ArsA fold putative tail anchor-mediating ATPase NosAFP, which yields MALILTFLGKGGTARTKIAIAAAKLLASQGKRVLLAGHPEPALPILLGTPIAADPQEIAPNLQAVQFQASVLLERNWEEAKKLEAQYLRTPIFKDVFGQELVVLPGMDSALALNAIREYDASGKYDAIVYYGTGDSLTLRMLGLPESLSWYVRRFRQLFLNSDLGKTITESPLIQPLISSFFNVNWTADNFAGPTNQVNNFLEKGRAALADPKRLAAFLVTTEDPIEVANARYLWGSAQQIGLTVGGVLLVSTETNVNLSEEFIPLPVSVVPDSPTGDWQPLIDALPNFEAQALQAPKPIEIDIHNRQVRLFLPGFDKKQVKLTQYGPEVTVEAGDQRRNIALPPALSGRPVAGAKFQNNYLIISF from the coding sequence ATGGCTCTAATATTGACATTTTTGGGCAAAGGCGGCACCGCTCGTACCAAAATTGCGATCGCCGCCGCCAAATTATTGGCAAGTCAAGGCAAGCGCGTACTCCTAGCAGGACATCCAGAACCAGCATTACCAATTCTGCTGGGTACTCCCATTGCTGCCGACCCACAGGAAATCGCTCCCAATTTGCAAGCAGTCCAGTTTCAAGCATCTGTACTGCTAGAACGCAACTGGGAAGAAGCGAAAAAACTTGAGGCGCAATACCTCCGCACGCCCATCTTCAAAGACGTTTTTGGTCAAGAACTGGTAGTATTACCAGGTATGGACAGCGCCCTGGCCCTGAATGCTATCCGCGAATATGATGCCAGTGGCAAATATGATGCGATCGTCTACTATGGCACGGGTGACTCATTAACGTTGCGAATGTTGGGTTTGCCAGAATCTCTCAGTTGGTATGTCCGGCGATTCCGGCAATTGTTTCTCAACTCTGATTTGGGGAAAACGATTACTGAATCACCCTTGATTCAACCCCTGATTAGCAGCTTTTTCAATGTCAACTGGACAGCAGATAACTTTGCAGGGCCCACTAACCAAGTCAATAATTTCTTAGAAAAGGGGAGAGCCGCTCTTGCTGACCCCAAGCGTCTCGCTGCTTTCTTAGTGACGACAGAAGACCCCATTGAGGTAGCAAATGCTCGTTATTTGTGGGGTAGTGCTCAACAAATCGGTTTAACTGTCGGTGGTGTTCTGCTTGTGTCTACTGAGACAAATGTCAACCTGTCAGAGGAATTTATCCCCTTACCTGTGAGCGTCGTTCCTGACTCGCCAACAGGTGACTGGCAACCACTGATAGACGCGCTACCCAACTTTGAAGCACAAGCGTTACAGGCTCCCAAACCAATTGAAATAGACATCCACAATCGTCAAGTACGCTTATTCTTGCCAGGTTTTGACAAAAAACAGGTCAAGCTCACCCAATATGGCCCAGAAGTCACTGTAGAAGCAGGAGACCAGCGGCGCAATATTGCTCTACCCCCGGCTCTGAGTGGCAGACCTGTTGCTGGAGCAAAGTTTCAGAATAATTATTTGATAATTTCGTTTTAA